ACGGTCCGATAGCTGAAGGTTCCCTCGTCGCGGCGCATGCGCCGCTCGCCGACGTCAAGGAGCGTCTCGCCCGGCTCCGCCTGTCCCGCCCATGCCACCTCGGGAATGCCGCCCCCTGCCAGCAGCGCCAGCGCGGCGATGGCACGCGCATCGTCCGCCCGCGCCGGCCGCAGCAGGACAGCCTCGCTTCGCATCGCGCCCATGACACCGTCCTCTTCAGGGCCGAGCGGCAATTCTACCGTGAGCCAACTCGGTGCGTCATAAGAACACTGTCCTTCACGATCGCGTCAGCACCTCGTTGGCAGCTTGCGCTGTCTCGTCGAATGCACGCCATGATGGAGAACCGTGACGGATTTGAAGGACAACACTTTCGTGACCACCATTCGAACTCTCGCTATCGCCTTGCCGTTCGCCCTCGCCAGTTGTGCGTCGATCGTCAGCAAGTCGGACGAAACCTTTGCGATCAACAGCGTGCCCGCGGGCGCCAAGTTCACCATTGCCGACGAGAACGGCGTCAACGTGTACACGGGCATGACGCCCTTGACCGTCACGCTGCCGAAGAGCGGCGGCTATTTCAACGGCCGCGACTACTCCATCCTCTTCGAGCGCGACGGCTTCAGTCCCTACACCACGACGGTGTCGAGCCGCCCGAGCGGCTGGTACTTGTTCGGCAACCTGCTGTTCGGCGGGCTGATCGGCTGGTTCATCGTCGATCCGGCGACCGGCTCGATGTGGACGTTCGACGAAACCGAGATCAATCCGGCCCTCACGCCGCTCGGGGCCGGGCTGACCAGCGGTCTCCAGTCCGATCAGCCGTCCGTCGTCGTCATGACGATCGACCAAGTGCCGGAAGATCAGCGCAAGCATCTAATCCCCTTGAACCCGGGCTGACGGTCTGGGCGACGCGTCGGCCCGCACGCTTCCGCACGAGCCTTGATCCGCTTGCGCGCTACCGTTCTCGCTGCGGAACGGTCTGTCAGGAAGAGAGGATGCCATAGCCGGCGTGACGACCATTGCGCGCCGGCGACCGGGCTCGTGTAGGATTACGGATGTCCGTCATCGGGAGACATCCACTATGCGCCTGACCGTCCTCATGGCCTTCCTCCTGCCGCTTGCGGCGTGCGCCACCTCGGAGCCGACGCCGCAGCGCTCGGCCCTCACTGTCCCGGCCGAGGTCGCATCGATCGACCGCTCGCTGTTGATCGGCCGCTGGTCGTGCACGGAGATGAACCCGCTTCCCGATGCGCCGGCCTTCACCCAGACGATGCGCTTCGGCACGGACGGCAGGGCCGTGCAGGACGCGGTCGCGTCCACCGGCGAGGAGACCGGCACGGAGCCGATGCGCCTCAACCTGCACTCGACCTATGACTGGTCGATCGAAGGCGGCCGCCTCATCGCGACGAATGTCGAGACCGACGTCACCGCCGGCAACGACGAGGCGATGTCGTCGTGGATGGCAGGGCTGACCCAGATGATCGCCGACAGCTTCGGCGATACGAACGAGCCCGGCGCCTACTCCGTGCGCGAGCTGAGCAGCAGCCGGCTGGTCATGCAGGCGGCCGATGTCGACGATCCCGCCGTGCTCGGCTGCACGCGCGTATCGTGACCGCATGGCCGCTCGACGAGGCGGTGCGAATGCGGTGGACGCCGCACCGGCCGAGGACCGCATCGGCCGGTGCCGGCATGGGTGTCTCGTCCCTAGTGAGCGAGCTTCAATGTCGCCACGCCGCCCACGATCAGGGCCACGCCGACATAGCGGGCGACGGATGTGGGATCTCCATAGACCATGACGCCCACGAGGAACGTCCCGGCGGCGCCGATCCCGGTCCAGATCGCATAGGCGGTTCCGATCGGGATTTGCCGCTGCGCCAACCAGAGCAGCGCGCCGCTGACGACCATGAAGAAGACGGCCGTGGCGATGCCGCTGAAACGTGTGGCTGGCGCTTGGGCCATCTTGAGCCCCACCGGCCATCCGATCTCGAACAAGCCGGCCAAAACGAGATAGACCCACGCC
Above is a genomic segment from Geminicoccaceae bacterium SCSIO 64248 containing:
- a CDS encoding multidrug efflux SMR transporter, with the translated sequence MAWVYLVLAGLFEIGWPVGLKMAQAPATRFSGIATAVFFMVVSGALLWLAQRQIPIGTAYAIWTGIGAAGTFLVGVMVYGDPTSVARYVGVALIVGGVATLKLAH